AAAATCCGAATTGCCCGCGAATGGAGAGGAACAAGGAAACAATGGATGTAATCAAGCGGTATTTTGCAAATTTAACGGTCCGGCGCTTCCTGATATTGGGGCTGATTGGACTGCTGCTCTACAGTATCAGGGATATGCTGAATCTGGTGCTGCTGACGTTCCTGATCGCTTACGTGATGAACAGCTTTCAGGTGCTGCTGAGCAGACGGATCGGCAAGTTCGTGAAGGTGAACAGCAAGGTCATCATCATTATACTGTATGTGGCGCTGATCAGTATGATCGTCATGGCACTCGTCAGATACATGCCCAAGGTCTTCTCGCAGATCAAGCAGTTAACCACCTTTCTCAGTACGCTGACCGCCGATGATATCCCGCAGAATGAGATTATGCAGTACCTGTTCCGCAAGGTCAAGGAGCTCAACTATCAGAGCTATTTGAATCAGGGGATCGAATATGTGTTCAAAATCAGCAACTGGGGCACCACCTTCGTCCTGTCCACCATCCTAAGCCTTGTCTTCATCCTGGAGAAGAACCGCATTGTCAGCTTCACCTCCCGCCTGAGAGACAGCAAGATTTCCTGGTTCTACGTGGAGCTTGAATATTTCGGCAGAAAGTTCATCTCTTCCTTCGGAAAGGTCATTGAAGCACAGATCCTGATTGCACTGTTCAACACTTTATTTACCGTCGTGGGGCTGTGGGTGCTTGGCTTCTTCTTCGAGCCGTTCCCGTATCTCTTTGCCCTCTCCATTATGATCTTCATGCTCAGCCTGATTCCGGTCGTCGGCTTTGTCATTTCACTGATCCCGCTGTGCATCATCGGCTATAATACGGGCGGCCTGATGATGACGATTAACATTCTGATTATGATTGCCCTGCTCCATGTGATCGAAGGCTACTTCCTCAACCCGAAGCTGATGTCCTCCAAAATGAACCTGCCGATGTTCTACACACTTGTCGTGCTGTTGTTCTCCGAGCATTATATCGGGGTGTGGGGTCTGATTCTCGGGATTCCGATCTTCGTCTTTTTCCTGGATATTCTGGATATCAGCCGCGACAATAAGCCTTCGCTGGAATGAGACACCGGGGCAGGTAAGCAGTAATATGCAGCGTATGTATATAGGTGATATTCAACCTGCTTCAGGTTCGGGTATCACCTTTTTTAATTCAATAGTAGGGGGAGTCACAGAATGATCAGATATCCGGTATTAGAGGCAGGAACCGTTATTGGGGTAACCGCACCCTCATCCGGTGTTCCGCAGGAGCTGCATGAATTGCTGAGGCTGGCTGTAGAACGGCTGCAAAAAAGAGGGTATGGCGTAGAATGCGGACCCACAGCGTGGACCCAGGAGAAGGCCAAATCCGCTCC
This region of Paenibacillus sp. FSL K6-1096 genomic DNA includes:
- a CDS encoding AI-2E family transporter, with protein sequence MDVIKRYFANLTVRRFLILGLIGLLLYSIRDMLNLVLLTFLIAYVMNSFQVLLSRRIGKFVKVNSKVIIIILYVALISMIVMALVRYMPKVFSQIKQLTTFLSTLTADDIPQNEIMQYLFRKVKELNYQSYLNQGIEYVFKISNWGTTFVLSTILSLVFILEKNRIVSFTSRLRDSKISWFYVELEYFGRKFISSFGKVIEAQILIALFNTLFTVVGLWVLGFFFEPFPYLFALSIMIFMLSLIPVVGFVISLIPLCIIGYNTGGLMMTINILIMIALLHVIEGYFLNPKLMSSKMNLPMFYTLVVLLFSEHYIGVWGLILGIPIFVFFLDILDISRDNKPSLE